Proteins found in one Triticum aestivum cultivar Chinese Spring chromosome 4D, IWGSC CS RefSeq v2.1, whole genome shotgun sequence genomic segment:
- the LOC123099580 gene encoding metal transporter Nramp6 gives MAADGDPAAGAGPDVEAHALLRASSSSDEDPEQCAFEPAEKIVVSIATDPDADEEDLFSATGRAPPFSWRKLWLFTGPGFLMSIAFLDPGNLEGDLQAGATAGDTLLWLLLWATAMGLLIQLLAARLGVATGKNLAELCRDEYPDWVRRALWLMAEVSMVSADIQEVIGSAIAIKILSRGFLPIWAGVVITALDCFIFLSIENYGVRKLEALFAVMIAIMAWSFAWMFIETKPSGKDLIVGLLVPKLSSRTLRQAVGIVGCVITPHNVFLHSALVQSRKVDQNKEYQVREALRYYSIESTMALVVPFMINLFVTTVFAKGFYGTEEARTIGLENAGQYLQEKFGGDYFPILSIWGVGLLAAGTSSTITGTYAGQFIMDGFLNWRLKKWMRAMITRSFAIVPTIVVALYFNASESALDVLNEWLNVLQSVQIPFSLIPLITLVSKEQVMGVFKIGLTTQIVTWTVASLPILINGYLLLDFFSSEIRGAVSGSFLCVAVVAYAAFLLYLILRCTDLPNHVFTPVNNKDASFK, from the exons ATGGCCGCCGACGGGGACCCAGCCGCGGGCGCCGGCCCCGACGTCGAGGCGCACGCGCTGCTCCGcgcgtcctcctcctccgacgaggacCCCGAGCAGTGCGCCTTCGAGCCGGCCGAGAAGATCGTCGTGTCCATCGCCACcgaccccgacgccgacgaggaggaCCTCTTCTCCGCCACCGGCCGCGCGCCGCCCTTCTCGTGGCGCAAGCTCTGGCTCTTCACGGGGCCCGGGTTCCTGATGAGCATCGCCTTCCTCGACCCGGGCAACCTCGAGGGCGACCTCCAGGccggcgccaccgccggcgacaCGCTGCTCTGGCTGCTTCTCTGGGCCACGGCCATGGGGCTGCTCATCCAGCTGCTCGCCGCGCGCCTCGGGGTGGCCACCGGGAAGAACCTTGCCGAGCTCTGCCGCGACGAGTACCCGGACTGGGTGCGCCGCGCGCTCTGGCTCATGGCCGAGGTCTCCATGGTCAGCGCCGACATCCAGGAGGTCATCGGGAGCGCCATTGCCATCAAGATCCTCAGCCGCGGATTCCTTCCCATTTGGGCCGGCGTTGTCATCACCGCATTGGACTG CTTTATTTTCCTTTCGATTGAGAACTACGGAGTGAGGAAATTGGAGGCTCTATTTGCAGTTATGATTGCAATAATGGCCTGGTCCTTCGCATGGATGTTCATAGAAACCAAACCCAGTGGGAAAGACCTAATTGTTG GTCTTCTGGTTCCTAAgctgagctcaagaacactaagGCAAGCAGTAGGGATCGTGGGATGTGTCATCACCCCCCACAATGTGTTCCTCCACTCTGCTCTTGTCCAATCAAGAAAAGTAGACCAGAACAAGGAATACCAAGTCCGGGAAGCGCTGAGGTACTACAGCATCGAATCAACCATGGCGCTGGTGGTGCCCTTCATGATAAACCTGTTTGTCACGACGGTTTTCGCGAAAGGGTTTTACGGCACCGAAGAAGCGCGCACGATCGGGCTCGAAAACGCCGGGCAGTATCTCCAAGAAAAGTTTGGGGGGGATTACTTCCCCATCCTCTCCATTTGGGGGGTCGGCCTCTTGGCCGCCGGCACGAGCAGCACCATAACCGGAACCTATGCCGGACAGTTTATAATGGATGGGTTCCTGAACTGGCGACTGAAGAAGTGGATGAGGGCGATGATCACCCGAAGCTTTGCGATCGTGCCGACGATCGTTGTTGCGCTGTACTTCAACGCGTCTGAATCTGCGCTGGACGTTCTGAACGAGTGGCTCAATGTCCTCCAGTCAGTTCAGATCCCTTTCTCGCTCATACCGCTGATTACGTTGGTGTCCAAGGAGCAGGTCATGGGGGTGTTCAAGATAGGTCTAACAACACAG ATTGTGACCTGGACGGTTGCGTCGTTGCCGATCCTAATCAACGGCTATCTCTTGTTGGATTTCTTCTCGTCGGAAATTAGGGGCGCGGTATCGGGCTCGTTTCTCTGCGTGGCTGTGGTTGCTTACGCCGCGTTCCTACTGTATCTCATCCTCCGGTGCACGGACCTGCCTAACCATGTATTTACACCAGTAAACAACAAGGATGCTAGCTTCAAATGA
- the LOC123096127 gene encoding uncharacterized protein isoform X2 yields the protein MATAEEGGNGLEFLSDPVDRFPLPDLASSDLTPTGEPDTGLTQSAAESSMGYVGDLPLTIQLPMNNGCEELSLSAADSQQSTGKDDPQAPGWTKREKKATVNS from the exons ATGGCGACGGCGGAGGAGGGCGGCAATGGACTGGAGTTCCTATCAGATCCGGTGGACAG GTTCCCCTTGCCGGATCTTGCATCCAGCGATTTGACGCCCACCGGTGAGCCAGATACTGGTCTCACCCAATCAGCTGCTGAATCGAGTATGGGATATGTTGGCGACTTGCCGCTTACAATCCAATTGCCCATGAACAACGGCTGCGAAGAACTGAGCTTGTCGGCGGCCGATTCACAGCAATCAACAGGAAAGGATGACCCTCAAGCCCCCGGGTGGACAAAAAG GGAAAAGAAGGCAACCGTTAACAGTTAG
- the LOC123096127 gene encoding uncharacterized protein isoform X1 translates to MATAEEGGNGLEFLSDPVDRFPLPDLASSDLTPTGEPDTGLTQSAAESSMGYVGDLPLTIQLPMNNGCEELSLSAADSQQSTGKDDPQAPGWTKRFVLGEPLSSMHLVLEEYVPFKKP, encoded by the exons ATGGCGACGGCGGAGGAGGGCGGCAATGGACTGGAGTTCCTATCAGATCCGGTGGACAG GTTCCCCTTGCCGGATCTTGCATCCAGCGATTTGACGCCCACCGGTGAGCCAGATACTGGTCTCACCCAATCAGCTGCTGAATCGAGTATGGGATATGTTGGCGACTTGCCGCTTACAATCCAATTGCCCATGAACAACGGCTGCGAAGAACTGAGCTTGTCGGCGGCCGATTCACAGCAATCAACAGGAAAGGATGACCCTCAAGCCCCCGGGTGGACAAAAAG GTTTGTATTGGGCGAGCCCCTATCGAGCATGCACCTTGTGCTGGAAGAGTATGTGCCCTTCAAAAAACCTTAA